One genomic region from Aliarcobacter cryaerophilus ATCC 43158 encodes:
- the acpS gene encoding holo-ACP synthase, with translation MIGIDIVSIDRIKRLHVKYGDKFYDKFISKDEKEFIKSAQNAAGFWAAKEAASKAIGTGIGGICSFYDIKIKKDKKNAPKIKYSKKLRKRFKIKKSSISITHDGDFVVAVVVNSLKK, from the coding sequence ATGATAGGTATAGATATAGTTAGTATTGATAGAATAAAAAGGTTACATGTGAAATATGGTGATAAGTTTTATGATAAATTTATTTCTAAAGATGAAAAAGAGTTTATAAAATCTGCTCAAAACGCAGCTGGTTTTTGGGCTGCAAAAGAGGCTGCTAGTAAAGCTATTGGTACTGGAATTGGAGGGATTTGTTCATTTTATGATATAAAAATTAAAAAAGATAAAAAAAATGCTCCAAAGATTAAATATAGTAAAAAATTAAGAAAAAGATTTAAAATTAAAAAATCAAGTATTAGTATCACACATGATGGAGATTTTGTAGTAGCTGTTGTAGTTAATAGTTTAAAAAAATAA
- a CDS encoding DsrE family protein: MIKEILELGVCIKACGTSLKRSGAYKNEPYLNDDTRGSLDLLGEWTINAKRVLTY, translated from the coding sequence ATGATAAAAGAAATTTTGGAATTAGGTGTATGTATAAAAGCTTGTGGAACAAGTCTTAAAAGGTCTGGTGCTTATAAAAATGAACCATATTTAAATGACGATACAAGAGGAAGCTTGGACTTGTTAGGCGAGTGGACAATAAATGCAAAGAGAGTTTTAACATATTAA
- the serB gene encoding phosphoserine phosphatase SerB: MKLAVFDFDSTLMDGETIDILAFEFGLGDEVKKITEEAMSGRLDFFESLIQRVALLKGMDNKKVVEICANLPLMKGSYEIVTQLKKMNYKVVCFSGGFRVGTSPAKEKLGLDADFSNILHEKDGILTGLVGGDMMFSYSKGDMIKRLQNLLKISKENTLVCGDGANDLSMFAQADTRVAFCAKDVLKKEANIIIDTKDLTKILEHIKV; the protein is encoded by the coding sequence ATGAAATTAGCAGTTTTTGATTTTGACTCAACTCTTATGGATGGGGAAACAATTGACATTTTAGCTTTTGAGTTTGGTTTGGGCGATGAAGTTAAAAAAATTACCGAAGAGGCTATGAGTGGAAGACTTGATTTTTTTGAATCTTTAATTCAAAGAGTTGCACTTTTAAAAGGAATGGATAATAAAAAAGTTGTAGAAATTTGTGCAAATTTACCTTTGATGAAAGGTTCTTATGAAATTGTAACACAATTGAAAAAGATGAATTATAAAGTTGTCTGTTTCAGTGGTGGTTTTAGAGTTGGAACAAGCCCAGCAAAAGAAAAACTAGGGCTTGATGCTGATTTTTCAAATATCTTACATGAAAAAGATGGAATTTTAACAGGACTTGTTGGTGGAGATATGATGTTTAGTTACTCAAAAGGGGATATGATAAAAAGATTACAAAATCTTTTAAAAATCTCAAAAGAGAATACTTTAGTTTGTGGAGATGGAGCAAATGATTTGTCTATGTTTGCCCAAGCTGATACAAGAGTTGCTTTTTGTGCAAAAGATGTGCTTAAAAAAGAGGCAAATATAATAATAGATACAAAAGATTTAACAAAAATTTTAGAACATATAAAGGTTTAA
- a CDS encoding class II 3-deoxy-7-phosphoheptulonate synthase gives MKTWSPSSWRDFPIKQQPIYNDLVTLKQVEKELASYPPLIFAGEALNLKKQLAKVVNGEAFLLQGGDCAESFNVFNATNIKDLFKVMMQMAVVLTFSGGCPVVKVGRVAGQFAKPRSSDFEDIDGLSLPSYRGDIVNDIDFDIGSREPKAKKLLKAYNQSAATMNLLRAFARGGMADLNQVHLWNLDFVKDNTLGAKYEEIANKISESLAFMKACGITSENTPQLNQTTLFTSHEALLLNYEEALTRRDSITKDWFNCSAHMLWIGDRTRDLNGAHIEYFRGIKNPIGCKVGPSMKEDELIKLIDALNPENEAGRLNLIVRMGNEKIAEYFPKLLARVEKEGKKVLWSSDPMHGNTIKADNGYKTRDFEAILGEVKQFFQIHKAQGSYAGGIHLEMTGQNVTECTGSKSSAVKESDLASRYHTQCDPRLNADQALELSFMIANTLKEARK, from the coding sequence ATGAAAACATGGAGTCCAAGTAGTTGGAGAGATTTTCCAATTAAACAACAACCAATTTATAATGATTTAGTAACTTTAAAACAAGTAGAAAAAGAGTTGGCATCTTATCCACCACTTATTTTTGCAGGAGAAGCTTTAAATCTTAAAAAACAACTTGCTAAAGTTGTAAATGGTGAGGCTTTTTTACTTCAAGGTGGAGATTGTGCTGAATCGTTTAATGTATTTAATGCGACAAATATAAAAGATTTATTTAAAGTAATGATGCAAATGGCAGTAGTTTTGACTTTTTCAGGAGGTTGTCCTGTTGTAAAAGTTGGTCGTGTAGCTGGACAGTTTGCAAAACCTAGAAGTTCTGATTTTGAAGATATAGATGGATTAAGTCTTCCTTCATACAGAGGAGATATTGTAAATGATATAGATTTTGATATTGGTTCAAGAGAGCCAAAAGCAAAAAAACTTCTAAAAGCATATAATCAAAGTGCAGCTACTATGAATCTTTTAAGAGCATTTGCAAGAGGTGGAATGGCTGATTTAAATCAAGTTCACTTATGGAATTTAGACTTTGTAAAAGATAATACTTTGGGCGCAAAATATGAAGAGATAGCAAATAAAATTAGTGAAAGTTTAGCTTTTATGAAAGCATGTGGAATTACAAGTGAAAATACTCCACAGTTAAATCAAACAACTCTATTTACTTCTCATGAAGCACTTTTATTAAACTATGAAGAGGCACTTACAAGAAGAGATTCAATCACAAAAGATTGGTTTAATTGTTCGGCTCATATGTTATGGATTGGAGATAGAACTAGAGATCTTAATGGTGCTCATATTGAGTATTTTAGAGGAATCAAAAATCCAATTGGTTGTAAGGTTGGTCCATCTATGAAAGAGGATGAATTAATTAAACTAATTGATGCTTTAAATCCTGAAAATGAAGCTGGAAGATTAAATTTAATTGTAAGAATGGGTAATGAAAAAATAGCTGAATATTTTCCAAAACTTTTAGCAAGAGTTGAAAAAGAAGGTAAAAAAGTATTGTGGTCAAGTGATCCTATGCATGGAAATACTATAAAAGCTGATAATGGTTACAAAACTAGAGATTTTGAAGCTATTTTAGGTGAAGTAAAACAGTTCTTCCAAATTCATAAAGCTCAAGGTTCTTACGCTGGTGGAATTCATCTTGAAATGACAGGACAAAATGTAACAGAGTGTACAGGAAGTAAATCTTCAGCTGTTAAAGAGAGTGATTTAGCAAGTAGATATCACACACAATGTGATCCAAGATTAAATGCTGATCAAGCTTTAGAATTATCATTTATGATAGCAAATACTCTAAAAGAAGCTAGAAAATAG
- a CDS encoding DsbA family protein, whose translation MIVCDEKLGVCSVKEVDLKDELELEQPTLFYIGDPMCSWCYGMSDILKDTQEYCAKNGIKFQTIVAGLRASGQVLWDKRFKGFLKEEWTNISNRTGKKFSFEILDLLNFDYDTTPACKAVLISKILSFNNSKIVLEFFSKIQEKFYANSQDTKKLEFYKLICEDLNLDFEEFSKLFEDKSLDKKLQNEFIFGRNLSSSFPSLILVNKKQKVNISIGYSSLEEVISRINKNLNSL comes from the coding sequence ATGATAGTTTGTGATGAAAAATTAGGAGTTTGCTCTGTTAAGGAAGTTGATTTAAAAGATGAGTTGGAGCTAGAACAACCAACACTATTTTATATTGGTGATCCTATGTGTTCTTGGTGTTATGGAATGAGTGATATTTTAAAAGATACTCAAGAGTACTGTGCTAAAAATGGTATAAAATTCCAAACTATTGTTGCAGGACTAAGAGCTAGTGGTCAAGTTTTATGGGATAAAAGATTCAAAGGCTTTTTAAAAGAAGAATGGACAAATATTTCAAATAGGACAGGCAAAAAGTTCTCTTTTGAAATACTTGATTTATTAAATTTTGATTATGATACAACACCAGCTTGTAAGGCTGTTTTGATTTCAAAAATTTTAAGTTTTAATAATAGTAAGATAGTTTTAGAGTTTTTTTCTAAAATTCAAGAAAAATTTTATGCAAATTCACAAGATACAAAAAAATTAGAGTTTTATAAATTAATTTGTGAAGATTTAAATCTTGATTTTGAAGAGTTTTCTAAGCTATTTGAAGATAAATCTTTGGATAAAAAACTTCAAAATGAGTTTATATTTGGAAGAAATTTAAGTAGCTCTTTCCCTAGTTTAATTCTTGTAAATAAAAAACAAAAAGTAAATATATCTATTGGATATAGTAGTTTAGAAGAGGTAATTTCAAGAATAAACAAAAACCTAAATAGCTTGTAA
- a CDS encoding transaldolase, giving the protein MKEFEEINYSIWCDFIERDFLENRFQEIINDEIIKGATSNPAIFEASITGSVAYKQQLDMLQANDQKRIYEELAFTDIRRAAELLEPLYKINTNNGFISIEVDPLLCDDATGTIEEGLRIYKSLNADNVMIKIPATAAGYIAMRELSSRGIHINATLIFSPQQAKNCAIALDDGIKASNKDTKGVVSIFVSRFDRLMDTTLGSKGLVTSKLGIVNATKCYYEVNKLENSNIRTLFASTGVKGNELSPTYYVDNLIYPNSVNTAPLGTIEDWLKDGKKEQSVIISEDECDKYLKSLEQNGIKLNDVYEKLLNEGLDAFKVSFKELLSKLKH; this is encoded by the coding sequence ATGAAAGAATTTGAAGAGATAAACTACTCAATTTGGTGTGATTTTATTGAAAGAGATTTCTTGGAAAATAGATTTCAAGAGATAATAAATGATGAAATTATAAAAGGTGCTACATCAAACCCAGCTATTTTTGAAGCTTCAATTACGGGTTCTGTTGCTTATAAGCAACAGCTCGATATGCTTCAAGCAAATGATCAAAAAAGAATTTATGAAGAATTAGCATTTACAGATATAAGAAGAGCAGCTGAACTTTTAGAGCCACTTTATAAAATTAATACAAATAATGGATTTATCTCTATTGAAGTTGATCCTCTTTTATGTGATGATGCAACTGGAACTATAGAAGAAGGACTTAGAATTTATAAAAGTTTAAATGCTGATAATGTAATGATAAAAATTCCAGCAACTGCTGCTGGATATATTGCTATGAGAGAACTTAGTTCAAGAGGAATTCATATAAATGCAACTTTGATTTTTTCACCCCAACAAGCTAAAAATTGTGCAATTGCACTTGATGATGGAATTAAAGCTTCAAATAAGGATACAAAAGGTGTTGTATCTATTTTTGTTTCAAGATTTGATAGATTAATGGACACAACTTTAGGTTCAAAAGGTCTTGTTACATCTAAACTAGGTATTGTAAATGCTACAAAATGTTATTACGAAGTAAATAAATTAGAGAATTCAAATATAAGAACACTTTTTGCAAGTACTGGTGTAAAAGGAAATGAGTTGAGTCCTACATATTATGTAGATAATTTAATATATCCAAATTCTGTAAATACAGCACCTCTTGGAACTATTGAAGATTGGTTAAAAGATGGAAAAAAAGAGCAAAGTGTTATCATTAGTGAAGATGAGTGTGATAAATATTTAAAAAGTTTAGAACAAAATGGGATTAAATTAAATGATGTTTATGAAAAGCTTTTAAATGAAGGTCTGGATGCATTTAAAGTGTCATTTAAAGAGTTATTGTCAAAATTAAAACATTAA
- the ruvX gene encoding Holliday junction resolvase RuvX → MRLACIDVGLKRIGVAICIMSDIVTPQNAIIRKNRNQAALEVNNFLNEWQIEKLIIGLPSSSIDTQNRIKHFTNLLELKIPYEFQEENLSSIEAKELMKGEVKQIRDGRIDSIAAKIILERYINLSKKTIK, encoded by the coding sequence TTGAGATTAGCTTGTATTGACGTTGGGCTAAAACGAATTGGAGTTGCAATTTGTATTATGAGTGATATTGTAACTCCACAAAATGCAATTATTAGAAAAAATAGAAATCAAGCTGCTCTTGAAGTAAATAATTTTTTAAATGAGTGGCAAATAGAAAAACTAATAATTGGACTTCCAAGCTCAAGCATCGATACACAAAATAGAATAAAACACTTTACAAATTTACTAGAGCTAAAAATACCTTATGAATTTCAAGAAGAAAATCTTAGCTCAATTGAAGCAAAAGAGCTTATGAAAGGTGAAGTAAAACAAATAAGAGATGGAAGAATTGATTCTATTGCTGCAAAAATAATTTTAGAAAGATATATAAATTTAAGCAAAAAAACAATAAAATAG
- a CDS encoding methylenetetrahydrofolate reductase: MFETLISKLQEDKYLTLETTPQHEPSMHNIVEKIKKFKIDSKVDGFTCTDNPLAKLKYNSLFAALKLQQEFKKPVIATMTMRDRNKIALQSDLLGANDFDIRAILAITGDPANMSDQPNSKGVFEANSLMLLKMIKSFNYGMDFAGRPFKIEPKQIFPFAVVNAYAKNFGSLEKKMHLKIQNGAVGIITQPVFDIENVKKLLGNFENAKENVEGDKRKAQLILGVFPITKLRTALFLSAQVPGIHVPQFWIDELERAHSISEEEEYKVGMQLSRNLFQEINKIHPKIHLMTANNKFEVASEILD; encoded by the coding sequence ATGTTTGAAACACTTATTTCTAAACTTCAAGAAGATAAATATTTAACACTTGAAACAACACCTCAGCATGAACCATCAATGCACAATATTGTTGAGAAAATCAAAAAATTTAAAATTGATTCAAAAGTAGATGGTTTTACTTGCACAGATAATCCGCTTGCAAAACTTAAATACAACTCACTTTTTGCTGCATTAAAACTTCAGCAAGAGTTTAAAAAACCAGTAATTGCAACAATGACTATGCGAGATAGAAATAAAATAGCTTTACAATCAGATTTACTTGGTGCAAATGATTTTGACATTAGAGCAATTTTAGCCATAACAGGAGATCCCGCAAATATGAGTGACCAACCAAATAGCAAAGGAGTTTTTGAAGCAAACTCTTTAATGCTTTTAAAGATGATTAAATCTTTTAACTATGGTATGGATTTTGCAGGTCGTCCTTTTAAAATAGAACCTAAACAGATTTTTCCATTTGCAGTTGTAAATGCCTATGCAAAAAACTTTGGGAGCTTAGAGAAAAAAATGCACCTAAAAATTCAAAATGGTGCTGTTGGAATTATTACTCAACCTGTTTTTGATATTGAAAATGTAAAAAAACTATTGGGAAATTTTGAAAATGCAAAAGAAAATGTGGAAGGTGATAAAAGAAAAGCTCAATTAATTCTTGGAGTTTTTCCTATTACAAAACTAAGAACTGCCCTATTTTTATCTGCGCAAGTTCCAGGTATTCATGTACCTCAATTTTGGATAGATGAACTTGAACGTGCTCACAGTATTAGTGAAGAAGAAGAGTACAAAGTAGGAATGCAACTAAGTCGTAATTTATTTCAAGAGATAAATAAAATCCATCCAAAAATTCACCTAATGACTGCAAATAATAAATTTGAAGTTGCAAGTGAGATTTTAGATTGA
- the gltS gene encoding sodium/glutamate symporter: MNFTFNAYYTLIAAVIVLLIGKFLVNKIEFLRKYNIPEPVAGGLVAATISTLVYNFWGYSITTSSELQTSFMLIFFISIGLSANFTKLKEGGKSLLIFLFVVSGFIIIQNFVGISLATVLGIDPLIGLIAGSISLTGGHGTAGAWGSILETKYGIEGAMGLGMAAATFGLVMGGIIGGPLAKFLINRYKLSSEKNLKQDNSKDEKVIDEFVPFEYPKAVRLITTNSAISTLALFAACLAFADFITNLTKGSPFELPTFVWALAGGVILRNSLENILKIEIFDRAIDVFGNASLSLYLAMALLSLKLWQLSNLAGALTVILISQVIIMILYAYFVTFRVMGKNYDASILAAGHCGFGLGATPTAVANMQAITNMYGPSQRAFLIVPLCGAFFVDLINTTVIQTIFNIFE, from the coding sequence ATGAATTTTACATTTAATGCCTACTATACACTAATTGCAGCTGTTATAGTTTTACTTATTGGTAAATTTTTAGTAAATAAAATAGAATTCTTAAGAAAATACAATATTCCAGAACCAGTTGCTGGTGGACTTGTAGCAGCTACAATTTCTACTTTAGTATATAATTTTTGGGGATATAGTATAACAACGAGTAGTGAACTTCAAACAAGTTTTATGCTTATATTTTTTATCTCAATTGGTCTTAGTGCAAATTTTACAAAACTAAAAGAGGGTGGAAAATCTCTTTTAATTTTTCTTTTTGTAGTTTCTGGTTTTATTATAATTCAAAACTTTGTAGGAATATCTCTTGCTACAGTTTTGGGAATTGATCCTTTAATTGGTCTAATTGCTGGTTCTATTTCGCTTACAGGAGGGCATGGAACAGCTGGAGCTTGGGGTTCAATTTTAGAAACAAAATATGGAATTGAAGGAGCAATGGGTCTTGGAATGGCAGCTGCAACTTTTGGTCTTGTAATGGGTGGAATTATTGGTGGACCACTAGCAAAATTTTTAATAAATAGATATAAGCTTTCAAGTGAAAAAAATTTAAAACAAGATAATTCTAAAGATGAGAAAGTAATTGATGAGTTTGTTCCCTTTGAGTATCCAAAAGCTGTAAGATTAATAACTACAAATAGTGCAATTTCTACTTTAGCTCTTTTTGCAGCTTGTTTGGCTTTTGCTGATTTTATAACAAATTTAACAAAAGGTTCACCATTTGAACTACCTACTTTCGTTTGGGCATTAGCAGGTGGTGTAATTTTAAGAAATAGCTTAGAAAATATCCTAAAAATTGAGATTTTTGATAGAGCCATTGATGTCTTTGGAAATGCATCTCTATCTTTATATCTAGCAATGGCTTTACTATCTTTAAAACTTTGGCAACTATCAAACCTAGCTGGAGCTTTAACTGTAATTTTAATTTCTCAAGTTATTATTATGATTTTATATGCTTATTTTGTAACTTTTAGAGTAATGGGTAAAAATTATGATGCAAGTATTTTAGCAGCTGGACATTGTGGTTTTGGTTTGGGAGCAACTCCTACAGCAGTTGCAAATATGCAAGCAATTACAAATATGTATGGACCTTCACAGAGAGCATTTTTAATAGTTCCATTATGTGGAGCATTTTTTGTTGACTTAATAAATACTACAGTTATTCAAACCATCTTTAATATTTTTGAGTAA